In Virgibacillus sp. NKC19-16, a single genomic region encodes these proteins:
- the ric gene encoding iron-sulfur cluster repair di-iron protein, with protein MNAFTAEHTPADIVKIFPKASDLFKERQIDFCCGGDRVLKETFSEKNLDEITVLSELNTAYESWQKEDHQVTDWDTIPLTELVDHIVYNHHAYLAEELPALGEFVTKVFRKHGGDQPHLQELHRLYNDFKVEMDEHTMKEERDVFPLIKEYEKNPSEELLQQIHVANGELEEEHDVTGDMLKRMRVITGGFQPHANACGSYQITYARLAELEENTFQHIHLENNVLFKRL; from the coding sequence ATGAATGCATTTACTGCTGAGCATACGCCAGCTGATATTGTAAAGATTTTCCCGAAGGCCAGTGATTTATTTAAGGAACGTCAGATTGACTTTTGCTGTGGTGGGGATCGAGTACTCAAGGAAACCTTTTCCGAAAAGAATCTTGATGAAATAACTGTTTTATCAGAGCTAAATACAGCTTATGAAAGTTGGCAAAAGGAGGATCACCAGGTAACCGATTGGGATACCATACCTCTCACTGAACTTGTTGATCATATTGTCTATAACCATCACGCCTATCTAGCAGAGGAACTCCCTGCACTCGGGGAGTTCGTTACGAAAGTGTTCCGTAAACACGGGGGAGATCAGCCGCATTTACAAGAATTGCATCGCCTGTACAACGATTTCAAGGTCGAAATGGACGAACATACCATGAAAGAAGAGCGTGACGTTTTTCCTTTAATTAAAGAATATGAAAAAAACCCTAGTGAAGAACTTTTACAACAGATCCACGTGGCAAATGGGGAGTTAGAGGAAGAACATGACGTGACCGGTGATATGTTGAAAAGAATGCGAGTCATCACAGGCGGATTTCAACCACATGCCAATGCATGCGGTTCTTATCAGATCACCTATGCTCGATTAGCAGAGCTGGAAGAGAACACATTCCAACACATCCATTTGGAGAATAATGTGTTGTTTAAAAGATTGTAA